In the Moraxella osloensis genome, CCAATGCCATGCCCAAATCAGCACTTGATAGCAGATCAAATTTAAGCGACTTTTAAATGTATGGGCAAAACGCTGCACCACTTGCCCAGTGCCTTCATGGTCGGGATGACCATCGTACGCAAATGGGGTGATTAAAATATCAGCGGGCTGAATCAGCGATGTTAACTTGTCAAACAAATCCGCTTGCCGCCCAAAAACTTCGCCATCAGGAAAATTGAAGCTCGTCATCGACACATTGGGCAAATCCAAACTGCTATCGAGCGTTTCAAGTGCAAGCTGGCTTTCAAGTGCGCGGATTTTTGCCAGTTTGTCGGTCGGATACAGCGGTGAGTTAGGGTGGCTTTTCTCGCCTTGGGTGACACTAACAATCAATATTTGATTACCTTGAGACACCAACGCTTGCAGCAGGCCACCACAGCCCAAAATCTCATCATCTGGGTGCGGCGCAAAAATACACACGCGCCGACGGGTGGGAAAATGGGTCGATATATCCAGTCGGGTGAGACTCTCTAACCCTTGCCAGGCTTGCCAGTCTTGTGCAGAAGTGCCGTTGCCTGCAATTAAACGGTCACCCACAATCGGATGCAGTGGGGCGTGCTGGGAACTTACAGTTGCCATAATGCCCCTTGTGAATCGCCTAGCTGTTCGGCAGTCAATTTGCCAATCGCTTCACTGTCAAATGCGCCATGGGTTTGACGGATAAATACCGATAAATCTGCCGACAGCCGTGCAAAATGGG is a window encoding:
- a CDS encoding PIG-L deacetylase family protein; the protein is MATVSSQHAPLHPIVGDRLIAGNGTSAQDWQAWQGLESLTRLDISTHFPTRRRVCIFAPHPDDEILGCGGLLQALVSQGNQILIVSVTQGEKSHPNSPLYPTDKLAKIRALESQLALETLDSSLDLPNVSMTSFNFPDGEVFGRQADLFDKLTSLIQPADILITPFAYDGHPDHEGTGQVVQRFAHTFKSRLNLICYQVLIWAWHWAKPGDSRIPWHKAWRFDLSELQAQRKSYAMRCFSSQIYADPTTGTAPILSDTTLTRLSQPFEVYLHD